A single Henriciella sp. AS95 DNA region contains:
- a CDS encoding serine protease: MKRIDGKSSVLLGAALLLAASCVVEGEDALAEDWPGIASLQFAQGRSMMHECGASVIAERWVLTAAHCVDEARIERSGKAAQFRRREDGMMQRLGPMRVAIGRTDLAADEDVKTYAVTGIHIHPDYVAGEFERGSDIALLQIEAGYKGPYMRVDGLDSGPVDLVEGSYGYVAGYGNTEEMDASEGSLNARGRAVYAPSLRLQQAALLLIGPDECKAALDDVIERHELGGIYGDYSIGETTVCAGGGQTDSCYGDSGGPLVMRDDYGEPTQIGIVSWGLGCARAGSPGVYTRADHFTPWIEQITQLQSPPG, encoded by the coding sequence ATGAAACGAATTGACGGTAAAAGTTCTGTTCTGCTGGGAGCGGCGCTGCTGCTGGCCGCTTCCTGTGTGGTTGAAGGTGAAGATGCGCTGGCCGAAGACTGGCCGGGCATTGCCTCTCTGCAGTTTGCGCAAGGCCGGTCAATGATGCACGAATGCGGCGCTTCGGTCATTGCAGAGCGATGGGTCCTGACCGCAGCCCATTGCGTAGACGAGGCCCGGATCGAGCGAAGTGGCAAAGCGGCTCAATTCCGGCGGCGCGAAGACGGCATGATGCAGCGGCTCGGCCCCATGCGGGTTGCAATCGGGCGCACCGACCTTGCCGCCGACGAAGATGTCAAAACCTATGCGGTGACCGGCATTCACATCCATCCCGATTATGTCGCCGGAGAGTTCGAGCGTGGCAGTGACATTGCCCTGCTGCAGATCGAGGCAGGCTATAAAGGTCCATATATGCGTGTCGACGGGCTGGACTCTGGGCCGGTCGATCTGGTCGAGGGCTCGTACGGTTACGTTGCCGGCTATGGAAATACAGAGGAGATGGACGCTTCGGAAGGCAGCCTGAATGCGCGTGGGCGCGCTGTCTACGCGCCGAGCCTGAGACTTCAGCAAGCGGCGCTCCTGCTCATAGGTCCTGATGAATGCAAAGCCGCCCTCGATGATGTCATCGAACGACATGAGCTGGGGGGGATTTATGGTGATTACAGTATCGGTGAGACCACTGTGTGCGCGGGCGGTGGACAGACAGATTCCTGTTACGGTGATAGTGGCGGTCCGCTGGTGATGCGCGACGATTATGGCGAGCCGACCCAGATTGGTATTGTCAGCTGGGGGCTTGGTTGCGCCCGCGCCGGCAGCCCCGGTGTCTATACGCGGGCGGACCATTTTACGCCGTGGATCGAGCAAATAACGCAGCTGCAGTCGCCACCGGGCTAG
- a CDS encoding sorbosone dehydrogenase family protein translates to MRQMSPILIVSIAALCVGCAGKADAPVSIGYGASPVLPKPENKLIPTVKVADATGWPAGEMPIAADGLEVQAFASGLDHPRWLHVLPNGDVLVAETNAPPRPENGGGIRGFFMKQAMEKAGAAVPSANRITLLRDTDSDGVADESHAFLTDLNSPFGMQLVGDTLYVANTDAIVGFPYEEGATSISALGETLTELPAGEINHHWTKNILASEDGTKLYATVGSNSNVAENGIDAEEGRAAIWEVDIETGEKRLFATGLRNPNGMDWNPSSGMLWTAVNERDELGDNLVPDYMTSVQDGAFYGWPWSYYGDTVDTRVKPARPDMVAKAIAPDYGLGSHTASLGLEFSEETDLGADYASGAFIGQHGSWNRKPRSGYKVVFVPFDGAQPSGQPQDVLTGFLDGNKARGRPVDVATAKDGALLVTDDVGNTVWRISKAD, encoded by the coding sequence ATGCGCCAGATGTCCCCCATTCTCATAGTTTCGATTGCGGCGCTTTGCGTCGGTTGCGCAGGCAAGGCCGATGCGCCTGTCTCGATTGGTTACGGCGCGTCACCCGTGCTGCCGAAGCCGGAAAACAAGCTGATCCCGACGGTAAAGGTCGCCGATGCGACGGGCTGGCCGGCCGGCGAGATGCCGATTGCCGCTGACGGGCTGGAGGTACAGGCCTTCGCAAGCGGGCTCGACCATCCGCGCTGGCTCCACGTTCTGCCGAATGGCGATGTGCTGGTCGCAGAAACCAATGCGCCGCCACGGCCAGAGAATGGCGGGGGTATTCGAGGCTTCTTCATGAAACAGGCGATGGAGAAAGCCGGTGCCGCCGTGCCGAGCGCCAACAGGATCACGCTACTGCGCGACACCGACAGCGACGGCGTGGCCGATGAAAGCCATGCCTTTCTCACCGATCTCAATTCGCCCTTCGGCATGCAGCTTGTCGGCGACACGCTCTATGTGGCCAACACAGATGCGATTGTCGGTTTTCCCTATGAGGAGGGTGCAACAAGTATTAGCGCGCTCGGCGAAACGCTGACGGAACTGCCGGCCGGCGAGATCAATCATCACTGGACGAAAAACATCCTCGCCTCTGAAGACGGCACGAAACTTTATGCGACCGTGGGCTCCAATTCGAACGTGGCCGAGAACGGCATCGACGCCGAAGAGGGCCGCGCCGCGATCTGGGAAGTCGATATCGAAACCGGCGAGAAACGCCTCTTTGCAACGGGCCTGCGCAATCCCAATGGCATGGACTGGAATCCCTCATCCGGCATGCTCTGGACCGCCGTCAATGAACGCGACGAACTCGGCGACAATCTGGTGCCTGACTATATGACCTCGGTTCAGGATGGCGCCTTCTATGGCTGGCCGTGGAGCTATTATGGTGACACCGTCGACACGCGGGTCAAGCCGGCCAGGCCGGACATGGTCGCCAAGGCGATCGCGCCTGACTATGGGCTCGGCAGCCACACGGCCTCTCTCGGTCTCGAATTTTCCGAAGAGACAGATCTCGGCGCTGACTACGCCTCAGGCGCCTTTATCGGCCAGCACGGCTCCTGGAACCGGAAACCCCGAAGCGGCTACAAGGTCGTCTTCGTCCCGTTTGACGGCGCCCAGCCCTCGGGCCAGCCGCAGGACGTGCTGACCGGCTTCCTCGATGGCAACAAGGCACGCGGCCGTCCGGTCGATGTCGCGACCGCAAAAGATGGCGCGCTTCTGGTGACCGATGATGTCGGCAACACCGTCTGGCGGATCAGCAAAGCGGACTAG
- a CDS encoding helix-turn-helix transcriptional regulator — protein sequence MAKRPPITNRVKELREAHDGMSQAALAKAIGVTRQTVIAIEQGRYSPSLESAFRISRVFGVGLEDVFGWTED from the coding sequence ATGGCCAAACGCCCCCCGATCACCAATCGCGTGAAGGAACTGCGCGAAGCTCATGACGGCATGAGCCAGGCCGCACTCGCCAAGGCGATCGGCGTCACTCGCCAGACCGTCATCGCGATAGAGCAGGGGCGCTATTCGCCCTCGCTTGAAAGCGCCTTCCGGATATCGCGCGTGTTCGGCGTCGGTCTCGAAGATGTCTTTGGTTGGACGGAAGACTGA
- a CDS encoding L,D-transpeptidase family protein, protein MTRPILHLTTAALALGIAAPAALASVAPEDVNSASYEGGALPDGQSAITAKVQVMLDRAGVSPGVIDGYTGENVDNAIRDFEEMNGFEIDGVMDEKVWEALGEADTLTTTYTITEEDLAGLMPDLTHDYGDFAKRDRLGFRTIEELVAEAYHMDRDLLIDMNPDADWSAGSEVAVLDPGAALEGKVAKITADKSRAQLLAYDADDKLIASYPATIGSSDTPSPEGSYKVTAIAINPTYSYNPEKNFQQGDNAEAMTLPPGPNGPVGTVWIDLEKDTFGLHGTEDPHLVGKEQSHGCIRLTNWDATELAGMVDEGVEVTFSD, encoded by the coding sequence ATGACCCGCCCAATTCTCCACCTCACTACCGCCGCGCTCGCTCTTGGTATCGCCGCGCCCGCCGCTTTGGCGTCCGTCGCCCCGGAGGATGTGAATTCGGCCAGTTATGAGGGCGGCGCGCTGCCGGATGGTCAGAGCGCCATCACTGCGAAAGTGCAGGTCATGCTCGATCGGGCTGGCGTCTCGCCAGGCGTAATTGACGGCTACACGGGTGAGAATGTCGACAATGCCATTCGCGATTTTGAAGAGATGAATGGCTTTGAGATCGACGGCGTCATGGACGAGAAAGTCTGGGAAGCGCTCGGCGAGGCTGACACGCTCACCACGACTTACACGATCACCGAAGAAGACCTCGCCGGCCTGATGCCGGACCTGACCCATGATTATGGCGATTTCGCCAAACGCGACCGGCTTGGCTTCCGGACTATCGAGGAACTGGTCGCAGAGGCCTACCACATGGACCGCGACCTTCTCATCGACATGAACCCGGACGCCGACTGGTCAGCCGGGTCGGAGGTGGCGGTGCTCGATCCGGGGGCCGCTCTTGAAGGCAAGGTCGCGAAGATCACCGCTGACAAGTCCAGGGCGCAGCTCCTCGCCTATGACGCTGATGACAAGCTTATCGCCAGCTATCCGGCAACGATCGGTTCCAGCGACACGCCGAGCCCGGAAGGCAGCTACAAGGTGACCGCAATCGCGATTAATCCGACCTATTCCTACAATCCGGAAAAGAACTTCCAGCAGGGCGATAATGCAGAGGCGATGACGCTTCCGCCCGGCCCGAACGGCCCCGTCGGTACGGTCTGGATCGATCTGGAAAAGGACACGTTCGGCCTCCACGGCACCGAAGATCCGCACCTTGTTGGCAAGGAACAGTCACATGGCTGTATCCGCCTGACGAACTGGGACGCGACTGAACTTGCCGGGATGGTCGATGAGGGCGTCGAAGTGACATTTAGCGATTAG
- a CDS encoding tetratricopeptide repeat protein: protein MQEDIHELVERVYAARRDASPDEAHALARDALEYARGANDPELLVRALMAKGQCYRDEGRFEDAEKLYVEATNICRRERVSPLVTAHVIRHLGDVTAELGRFGLAQTHYEEALDLYREIDDLPPATLANAIRPLARLLDILDHRAEAVDHWREALDLYEEANVRAGVEECTRRLNGAA from the coding sequence ATGCAAGAGGATATCCACGAGCTGGTCGAGCGGGTTTACGCCGCGCGCCGGGACGCAAGCCCCGACGAAGCTCACGCTCTTGCCAGAGATGCACTCGAATATGCGCGCGGCGCGAATGATCCGGAACTGCTCGTCCGCGCCCTGATGGCCAAGGGACAGTGCTATCGCGACGAAGGCCGGTTCGAGGACGCTGAAAAGCTCTATGTCGAAGCAACCAATATTTGCCGGCGCGAGCGTGTCTCGCCGCTGGTGACAGCGCATGTCATACGTCATCTTGGCGATGTCACCGCCGAGCTTGGCCGGTTCGGCCTCGCCCAGACCCATTATGAGGAAGCGCTCGATCTATATCGCGAGATTGACGATCTGCCGCCTGCGACGCTGGCGAATGCGATCCGGCCGCTCGCCCGCCTTCTGGATATTCTCGACCACCGCGCCGAAGCTGTCGACCACTGGCGCGAAGCGCTTGATCTCTATGAGGAAGCGAATGTCCGCGCTGGCGTCGAGGAATGTACGCGGCGTCTCAACGGCGCAGCTTAG
- the ttcA gene encoding tRNA 2-thiocytidine(32) synthetase TtcA has translation MADDMMTGMVPPLFADVPKSVTFKKLRKRIVRNALQAIDDFGMVDRARADKPKWLVCLSGGKDSYGLLAALLDLQWQGALPVELIACNLDQGQPGFPKHVLPEWLDKVGVKYRIETEDTYSIVTEKVPEGRTFCSMCSRLRRGILYRIAREQGCEAIVLGHHRDDALETFMMNLVHGGRMAAMPPKLLNDAGDMFVLRPLITCAEDDLAKFAEAMNFPIIPCNLCGSQDGLQRVAMKQMLDEWERKKPGVRQVMAHALATVRPSHLHDPRVFDFAGLALGGTGEDDPNVPF, from the coding sequence ATGGCTGACGATATGATGACGGGCATGGTCCCGCCGCTCTTTGCTGATGTGCCCAAGAGCGTGACCTTCAAGAAGCTGCGCAAGCGGATCGTGCGCAATGCGCTGCAGGCGATTGACGATTTCGGCATGGTCGACCGAGCGCGCGCCGACAAGCCGAAATGGCTGGTCTGCCTGTCAGGTGGCAAGGACTCTTATGGCCTGCTCGCCGCACTGCTGGACCTGCAATGGCAGGGCGCGCTGCCGGTCGAGCTGATCGCCTGCAATCTCGATCAGGGCCAGCCGGGTTTTCCGAAACATGTCCTGCCGGAATGGCTCGACAAGGTCGGCGTGAAATATCGGATCGAGACCGAGGACACCTATTCCATCGTGACGGAGAAGGTGCCGGAGGGGCGGACTTTCTGCTCGATGTGTTCGCGTCTGCGCCGGGGGATCCTCTACCGTATCGCGCGCGAGCAAGGCTGTGAGGCGATCGTGCTCGGCCATCACCGCGACGATGCGCTTGAGACCTTCATGATGAACCTTGTGCATGGCGGGCGGATGGCGGCGATGCCGCCAAAGCTGCTCAATGATGCCGGCGACATGTTCGTGCTGCGGCCGCTGATCACCTGCGCCGAGGACGACCTGGCGAAGTTTGCCGAGGCGATGAACTTCCCGATCATCCCGTGCAATCTCTGCGGCTCTCAGGATGGGCTCCAGCGCGTTGCGATGAAGCAGATGCTGGATGAGTGGGAGCGCAAGAAGCCGGGCGTGCGGCAGGTCATGGCACATGCGCTGGCCACCGTGCGCCCGAGCCACCTGCATGACCCGCGCGTGTTTGACTTTGCGGGCCTGGCACTTGGTGGGACCGGCGAGGACGATCCGAACGTGCCTTTCTAG
- a CDS encoding low temperature requirement protein A gives MLQRYFSLLPLPARDPDVPHRAATPLELFFDLISVVAIAAITAGLHHAISEGHGVEKLPIFAFLFIGIWWAWMNFTWFASAFDNDGPFYRTLVMVLMGGEVLFAGGAAYMFETGDFSWGILGWTVMRVAMAVLWFRAAGNMAYRKTCLRYGFGVMFAQLLWIAFYVLTVPGSPLFYAAGIAIFLVEFAVPLFAERARQTPFHRHHMIERYGLLTIISLGEVVLAISLGFGALYGEHAAIGPVITAVAALVLVFCLFSLYFCKGDHLVSSDFATAFSWGYGHLLVFGSIAAIGAGIAAELDLATHHSHTTQDYVAWWMGGPLAVYFLSLWFVRDRYHSLGNRQVALPVMALVALIASFLGSPSWMFALIAFGALVWRVPPPLASEGQGMAEGRHG, from the coding sequence ATGCTCCAGCGCTATTTCTCGCTCCTGCCGCTTCCGGCGCGCGATCCTGATGTGCCGCACAGGGCCGCAACGCCTCTTGAGCTTTTCTTTGACCTGATTAGCGTCGTGGCGATTGCTGCGATCACTGCTGGCCTGCATCACGCGATCAGCGAAGGGCATGGTGTCGAAAAGCTCCCCATCTTCGCCTTTCTCTTTATCGGCATCTGGTGGGCCTGGATGAACTTTACCTGGTTTGCGTCTGCCTTCGACAATGACGGGCCGTTCTATCGCACGCTTGTCATGGTGCTGATGGGTGGCGAAGTTCTATTCGCAGGCGGTGCGGCCTATATGTTCGAGACCGGCGATTTTAGCTGGGGTATTCTTGGCTGGACCGTCATGCGTGTTGCCATGGCCGTGCTCTGGTTCCGGGCCGCCGGAAACATGGCCTATCGCAAGACCTGTCTCAGATATGGCTTCGGGGTGATGTTCGCACAATTGCTCTGGATCGCCTTCTACGTCCTGACTGTGCCCGGAAGTCCTTTATTCTACGCCGCGGGCATCGCCATTTTTCTTGTTGAATTTGCAGTGCCACTCTTCGCCGAGCGGGCAAGACAAACACCATTCCACCGCCATCACATGATCGAGCGCTATGGCCTGCTGACCATCATCTCGCTCGGTGAAGTCGTGCTGGCAATCAGTCTCGGCTTTGGCGCGCTTTACGGAGAACACGCCGCCATCGGTCCCGTGATCACGGCGGTCGCTGCACTCGTGCTCGTCTTCTGCCTGTTCAGCCTCTATTTCTGCAAAGGCGACCATCTGGTGTCGAGCGACTTTGCAACGGCATTTAGCTGGGGCTATGGCCACCTCCTCGTTTTTGGGTCGATCGCCGCCATTGGCGCTGGCATTGCGGCCGAGCTCGACTTGGCGACTCATCATAGCCACACCACACAGGACTATGTTGCCTGGTGGATGGGCGGACCTTTGGCGGTCTACTTCCTGTCACTCTGGTTCGTTCGGGATCGGTACCATTCCCTGGGCAACCGGCAGGTCGCCTTGCCGGTCATGGCGCTGGTCGCGCTTATTGCGTCCTTCCTGGGATCTCCGAGCTGGATGTTCGCGCTGATCGCATTTGGCGCGCTCGTCTGGCGGGTGCCACCGCCTCTGGCGTCAGAGGGGCAAGGCATGGCAGAAGGCCGTCATGGCTGA